The following coding sequences are from one Triticum dicoccoides isolate Atlit2015 ecotype Zavitan chromosome 4A, WEW_v2.0, whole genome shotgun sequence window:
- the LOC119289498 gene encoding uncharacterized protein LOC119289498 has product MQKAQHRHHASGSVEGTTPPHSPPLQRHAPGCSDEDKLLLQVDGPSRLLCLFLLLPPHVRTQSRRCIEGSMSSPPAERQAGVGPAHRLSAPSRVSIHGSAVEHNSL; this is encoded by the exons ATGCAGAAGGCACAACACCGCCATCATGCGTCAGGTTCAGTAGAAGGCACGACACCGCCACACTCTCCTCCACTACAACGCCACGCACCCG GTTGCTCCGATGAGGACAAGCTGCTTCTGCAGGTGGACGGGCCCTCAAGGCTGCTCTGCCTATTCCTCCTGCTACCCCCACACGTG CGAACACAAAGCCGTCGATGCATTGAGGGCTCAATGTCGTCTCCGCCGGCTGAGCGGCAAGCCGGGGTTGGGCCTGCACACCGTCTATCAGCACCCTCCCGTGTCTCCATTCACGGATCTGCAG TTGAGCATAATAGTTTATAG